In Oncorhynchus keta strain PuntledgeMale-10-30-2019 unplaced genomic scaffold, Oket_V2 Un_contig_383_pilon_pilon, whole genome shotgun sequence, one DNA window encodes the following:
- the LOC127924213 gene encoding uncharacterized protein LOC127924213 isoform X5, translating into MDSTRCRKCSTGMLAHVDSTRCLKRSTGMLAHVDSTRCLKRSTGMLAHVDSTRCLKRSTGMLAHVDSTRCLKRSTGMLVHVDSTRCLKRSTGMLAHVDSTRCLKRSTGMLVHVDSTRCLKRSTGMLVHVDSTRCRKRSTGMLVHVDSTRCLKRSTGMLAHVDSTRCLKRSTGMLAHVDSTRCLKRSTGMLAHVDSTRCGKRSTGMLSPCGLYKVLKAFHRDAGPC; encoded by the exons atggactctacaaggtgtagaaagtgttccacagggatgctggcccatgttgactctacaaggtgtctaaagcgttccacagggatgctggcccatgttgactctacaaggtgtctaaagcgttccacagggatgctggcccatgttgactctacaaggtgtctaaagcgttccacagggatgctggcccatgttgactctacaag gtgtctaaagcgttccacagggatgctggtccatgttgactctacaaggtgtctaaagcgttccacagggatgctggcccatgttgactctacaag gtgtctaaagcgttccacagggatgctggtccatgttgactctacaaggtgtctaaagcgttccacagggatgctggtccatgttgactctacaaggtgtcgaaagcgttccacagggatgctggtccatgttgactctacaag gtgtctaaagcgttccacagggatgctggcccatgttgactctacaag gtgtctaaagcgttccacagggatgctggcccatgttgactctacaaggtgtctaaagcgttccacagggatgctggcccatgttgactctacaag gtgtggaaagcgttccacagggatgctgtccccatgtggactctacaag gtgttgaaagcgttccacagggatgctggtccatgttga
- the LOC127924213 gene encoding uncharacterized protein LOC127924213 isoform X1 produces MDSTRCRKCSTGMLAHVDSTRCLKRSTGMLAHVDSTRCLKRSTGMLAHVDSTRCLKRSTGMLAHVDSTRCLKRSTGMLVHVDSTRCLKRSTGMLAHVDSTRCLKRSTGMLVHVDSTRCLKRSTGMLVHVDSTRCRKRSTGMLVHVDSTRCLKRSTGMLAHVDSTRCLKRSTGMLAHVDSTRCLKRSTGMLAHVDSTRCGKRSTGMLAHVDYTRCGKRSTGMLSPCGLYKVLKAFHRDAGPC; encoded by the exons atggactctacaaggtgtagaaagtgttccacagggatgctggcccatgttgactctacaaggtgtctaaagcgttccacagggatgctggcccatgttgactctacaaggtgtctaaagcgttccacagggatgctggcccatgttgactctacaaggtgtctaaagcgttccacagggatgctggcccatgttgactctacaag gtgtctaaagcgttccacagggatgctggtccatgttgactctacaaggtgtctaaagcgttccacagggatgctggcccatgttgactctacaag gtgtctaaagcgttccacagggatgctggtccatgttgactctacaaggtgtctaaagcgttccacagggatgctggtccatgttgactctacaaggtgtcgaaagcgttccacagggatgctggtccatgttgactctacaag gtgtctaaagcgttccacagggatgctggcccatgttgactctacaag gtgtctaaagcgttccacagggatgctggcccatgttgactctacaaggtgtctaaagcgttccacagggatgctggcccatgttgactctacaag gtgtggaaagcgttccacagggatgctggcccatgttgactatacaaggtgtggaaagcgttccacagggatgctgtccccatgtggactctacaag gtgttgaaagcgttccacagggatgctggtccatgttga
- the LOC127924213 gene encoding uncharacterized protein LOC127924213 isoform X2: MDSTRCRKCSTGMLAHVDSTRCLKRSTGMLAHVDSTRCLKRSTGMLAHVDSTRCLKRSTGMLAHVDSTRCLKRSTGMLVHVDSTRCLKRSTGMLAHVDSTRCLKRSTGMLVHVDSTRCLKRSTGMLVHVDSTRCRKRSTGMLVHVDSTRCLKRSTGMLAHVDSTRCLKRSTGMLAHVDSTRCLKRSTGMLAHVDSTRCGKRSTGMLAHVDSNASHSCVKLSGCVLAGGPFSIHTGNC; the protein is encoded by the exons atggactctacaaggtgtagaaagtgttccacagggatgctggcccatgttgactctacaaggtgtctaaagcgttccacagggatgctggcccatgttgactctacaaggtgtctaaagcgttccacagggatgctggcccatgttgactctacaaggtgtctaaagcgttccacagggatgctggcccatgttgactctacaag gtgtctaaagcgttccacagggatgctggtccatgttgactctacaaggtgtctaaagcgttccacagggatgctggcccatgttgactctacaag gtgtctaaagcgttccacagggatgctggtccatgttgactctacaaggtgtctaaagcgttccacagggatgctggtccatgttgactctacaaggtgtcgaaagcgttccacagggatgctggtccatgttgactctacaag gtgtctaaagcgttccacagggatgctggcccatgttgactctacaag gtgtctaaagcgttccacagggatgctggcccatgttgactctacaaggtgtctaaagcgttccacagggatgctggcccatgttgactctacaag gtgtggaaagcgttccacagggatgctggcccatgtcgactccaatgcttcccacagttgtgtcaagttgtctggatgtgttttggctggtggaccattctcgatacacacgggaaactgttga